In Helianthus annuus cultivar XRQ/B chromosome 9, HanXRQr2.0-SUNRISE, whole genome shotgun sequence, the following are encoded in one genomic region:
- the LOC110877856 gene encoding uncharacterized protein LOC110877856 isoform X1 produces the protein MGNKPVKEREEPVVKVAPPLDRAYVHWLAKDLERVHGYVPKKPRAVKPPDHYIEYMRMNGWLDLDLNDPDLAHLFNQQ, from the coding sequence ATGGGAAACAAACCCGTGAAAGAAAGAGAAGAACCAGTGGTGAAGGTTGCACCGCCATTGGACCGTGCATATGTACATTGGCTTGCCAAAGATCTTGAAAGAGTTCATGGCTATGTTCCTAAAAAACCGCGTGCAGTAAAGCCACCAGATCATTACATCGAATACATGCGCATGAATGGGTGGCTAGACCTGGACCTAAATGATCCTGACCTCGCACATTTGTTCAATCAACAGTAA
- the LOC110877856 gene encoding uncharacterized protein LOC110877856 isoform X2, with protein MSGEIKMGNKPVKEREEPVVKVAPPLDRAYVHWLAKDLERVHGYVPKKPRAVKPPDHYIEYMRMNGWLDLDLNDPDLAHLFNQQ; from the coding sequence ATGTCAGGTGAGATCAAAATGGGAAACAAACCCGTGAAAGAAAGAGAAGAACCAGTGGTGAAGGTTGCACCGCCATTGGACCGTGCATATGTACATTGGCTTGCCAAAGATCTTGAAAGAGTTCATGGCTATGTTCCTAAAAAACCGCGTGCAGTAAAGCCACCAGATCATTACATCGAATACATGCGCATGAATGGGTGGCTAGACCTGGACCTAAATGATCCTGACCTCGCACATTTGTTCAATCAACAGTAA